The sequence aatgtaaaattatttgatagaCTTATGATGTTTACCTTTGTTGTACAATATCTAATATGCAAAAcgtatttcagtttatttttcatcttgatttaaattatgaaccgaactattatattatttataatgacTTATTACTGCaaagtaaatgaaaacatacctgataaatggaagttatactttaaaaaaaaacagaactcTTATATttatatgattactgctagcagtaatcatattaacctatagacaaatagactttcttatagttactcaaaaaaaaaaaaatctaactgACAGatggagtagaaaaagtaaatttgattattatacttGATTTCACTTTTAACTATTTCTaaatagttattttaattttttatacatatattataaaacAAATGGTTCCATAAATGTGTTAGTTAAATCGcttattattcaaataacatTTAATAACATAAGTAATACTAACTTCGTCCTCTGACTCATTGCCCAAAACAGAGGACAATCCAGCTTATTTGCTATCATGTTTAGAATACTGATGTTACTGCCACGCACTCTATCAAGCAGTGAGGCAGTTTTCTTGCGCCTCACAGCATCGAAACCATCTGTGCGCGCCTCTGCAAACTATTTATAAAGTGTCATGTGaatattatgtaaaatgtattaaaataaagatttaaattgcatttattttattttgttcggTGCAAGGCGTGAATAACTCGATGAATTCGTCGTATCTGTTTCAatctataatttatttatactagTGTGattacttgaaaaagaacaaatcaaataatattcattaaaataatttgatttgttccctagttctCTAATATGTTTTGTTTATCAGCGGGGCGAGACATCTAGTTGTCTGGGCCATAGCCTGTCGCATGCGGTGCATTCTTGACGCACATACAgatcgtgcgaaaaggacgcgGCGACGCGATAGGCTATATCACACGGCCATGCTTGCCCACCTGGTTTATCCGACGACCACTTCGAGAAAAGATAGCTTTGCTTGACTGATCTTGGCGTTGGAATTACCATGCCCactaatgtttttattacatgCCATATTATGACTTTCAATAATTAACAGCATCCAATTCACTGTAAAAGCGACATTTTCGTGAAATGAAAAAGCCCccaaataaaattgaaaacaaaaaaaattgtcaagAAAAGTACCTAGCATACTTTATTACCCTTTTCATTTCTAATTGGTAAAGATTTTAAGgatgtttataaaattttatacacATATTGTTAATTCGATACCATTGTTTAATTACAATGCCATGGAACTAATTGTATAAAGTATTGAAGATTTTATATTGGGTATGGTAAGAGCGGGTGCGTGGTATAAAAGGACGACAGTGGTGGCATAGCAGTATTCCATCAGCGAGGCTTTGCTCTGCTCGTGGTTGCACGCCGAGTCTCTTGCCGTCCCCGCCGTCCccgcccccgccgccgccgccgccatgtCGCCGCTCGCCTGTTCGTTGTTCGCGCTCGCCGCGCTGCTCGCCGCCGCCGACGCACAAATGGTACAAAGATGCTCCACAAAGACAATAGGTAAGTTCATTATTATATCATACTTTAATTACATTGCTTTCGTGTAACTGTTATAAAAGGTATATTTAATACCAtaagattttaaaaataaaattaaaacgcaTAGCAGATATTGACCTTTTCCGTGATATGACGCAAACAGAGAGGCGGCACCCTTTAGGGTGTAGTATATTGACGGACTCAAGTGAAGTATTTAATGGAATTTAAAAGGAAGAAAATGCCGAATAAAGGAAGTAATTGGGTATCAATCCAAAATCTTAGGTCAatcttaatattattattatatttcacaGGTCCAGTAACTCTCTACCAGCAACCTGTGGCTTCAGAAGGTTTACCCTACGGGCCGTCGCAAATAGACTTCAAAGTAAGAATGTTTTACTAGTCCCGAATGAACCGATGCAGTTCAGTTCGTCTAGATATACTTactcaaatattttgtttattatacaGCTGTTTTCATCAAATTGACATATTGTGTTGTGATGACGAATTTTGCGCCTTCCGCCGGATGGGGCACCGTGCCGCACGCAACCGGGCACGGCAGTAAACGCGGCACCGTGTCATGGCATGACCGTACCGTGACACGTTGACGGCACCGCGCCATGACACCATGGACGGCACCTCACCATGGACATGTGTCCAGGTCCTTAGGTTGTTTTCAACTCTGAGTATCTATGCTCAATTATTATTCTCGTTACAGAATTTATGCGGAGCACCTATGACTAACGTTGGTGAAAAGATAACCGTGTGCAACAAGACCCTGAACGACTACCCCGCGCCCGTGATCTCGGCGCCGGACGACGGGTCCGTGTCCCCCGTGAGTGTGTACTGCGCCGACCTCGCCGGCTGCACCGCCGAGCCCATGTCAGAGTCCTGCGACTTTTATTAGACCTTGTTCGCCATCCTGATTCCGTTCTCTTTAAAATGCTTCGCAAAATCACTTAATTTCCAATATAATTTATTCCAGATATCAGATTTCATGCATTCTATTTGATTAAAATTTTAATGGCCCTAATGATTGTGTTTATAATGATTGTGTAATGATAATCAAACCTGTTTTCGTTGATTTCCGTTatctttaagggaaggttcttcgGGTCAATTACAAATAATTTCTATGAGAAACTAGTGACTCATCTCTTACTATTAACGGGAGAAGAAAAGGATGGATGGAAGGAGGATGGACAGTGTCAGAGATAATATGGAACGAAAACAAGTCAATGGTGAGATCACGGGTGATAGAGATGTATGCAAGAATAAGACACGCTGCGCCGACACCAAGTGACTGGTATAAGCGCAAGTGAATTATGGAGTGTGTGGAAACGATATGATACTGCTATATTTTTGGGATAAAAACAATCGTAGGTTGCGAAAACCgagcgacttttactaaaccttaaagtcgattttctggaccagtataaggtgccctcttggtggttaaaaggttgttcattaattaccgggcactcGGTTTATCTTACTGAAGTTAGTAACGTTTTTGTACAATTCCAGGATgctaaattaatttctttattataaataagtaactCTCTTAAATCTTCTTTTAGCTTGATCTGCTGTAtcaatttagtaaaaattttgtttttaaaagagTTCCGAAGAAGAGCGTAAAAAAGTTCTTATATCTGCGATCTTACTACTTTAATATAGTCAAAAGAGAGGTGGGTATGGAGCACCAATAGTGGCTGAACCTGTTACTGTAGGTCGAACTATTAGCGGGGAAGGACAAAATAGCTAATATATATTACTCCGAAAAAATCCTTTTATAAGGAAAGGAAGGTATAGGTTTGTTGTTTAAATGAAAGTTATTCAGGCAAACACAGACAGAAATGTGAATCTTTGCGTGCCGTGTTCGAAATCCGAgcaaagctcggtcgcccaggtactaatgattaaaaaaaatctattaaatatatttcagaccaaagtccatacagtgaGGAATAAACCATCTTTaaaaacttattctaattaTTATGTTTACAACCAAAGCGGAACTCTAATTATTACAAGCGAATAAGAAATACGATTTGCTATTTTGAGTAGGTAAAACTTCttatgcgacttccaactgagcGTAACACGTAACGTAAAGCGATAGTTCTTTAAAATAAGCATCATAATTTCACCACTCTACGTATAAGTAGTAGGCACACACGgtttcatatttataatttggatgttttttTAAACCTAAACGTTTAAAAAAACATCCCCTATACCCTATaattaaccgccttccaaatctcaaaggaaggggttctcaattcgttttttaatgtttgttcctcgatgtctccgtcgttactggaccgattttgaaaatttttttttttgattgaatgtatatgcatacagattggtcccatttttctcagaacccagttctggtggtgggatcctggtgaaatcgagggaactcctcaaatctgaaaggcatacatatcgACGTTGGAAAGGCTAATTGACTAACGTGCCTTTTGCAAACTTTACAGGAGAgccaaaataaacttttttttttaaataaaaatcataacttttatttatctattatacaataaaacgACGTACTACGAAGTTGGAGGTCTTTGTGTTGTTTATTTGATCAATATGATTGTATTCCGATATATGTACGTATTGTACGTATTTACGAAATAAAGTGCGCGTCAGACAATTGTCATTTTTTCAAAGCCAGGATAAAGTTCTAACCACCATATTCATAGTTTTTTAGGGAACGGATACTTAACTTATGCAACTATTAGCTTTAAAACCCAACCCAAAAGAACATATAATAAGACGTTTCAAACAAAAGTAGAATCGAAGAAAATGCATAACAGCCACTAGCTAACATTATGAAACACTGGTATAACAGCTAAAAAGGCACTTCACCAAAAACTAACACCTGTTTTTAGAAACTGTCATACTGAAAACTATTGTATTTGTCATGAAAGAATCTTTAATTAAGTTAAACTTATTTGTGCAAGATATTGTAAGTGTATGTATGCACTTTTGAAACACAATACAACAatttcacttaaaaaaacagCATTGTGTCATACATTCAAATTGTTTATTAGCGgttcaaaaaatataaaattagaaAAGTGTTTAGGTAAACCACCTAAGCCACTATTTCGCCGGTTGGGATAAACGACTAACGTGCAGTTTTTGACTGCCGCGGTTCTGGTTAAACGGCTAACGTGCAGTTCTTTACTACCGCGGTTCTAGAAAAATGGTTAACGtataatcataacattttttgatTCCGGTAAAATGACTTATAaactaaaacatataaaattacacTAAACGTAACTGACTAACATCCAAACAAGTATTTTTGGCTTTAACATATAGCCAGTATCTcaataatttgtcaaaaaagtgttaagtacctaatacctatcaAAAGTTTCATTGCCAGTGTACAAGACACtggtttataatttttttgcgtttatacattatctgatccgatatcggatgtacttaggaccgatatcccatacatttaagccgccaccTTTGATTTACCTTTAAatccttcttacatccgatattggatcggataatgtgaaaacgcactaagtacCACCGTGGCTTAGTTGAAAGTGGTCGGCTTCGTACCctggaggtcgcaggttcaaatctaacaaaatataactttttaaagattatttacTGGATCTCATTTTTaactaagtatttataaatttatatttataaattgccCTGTGAATATGGGGTGTTCTGTGATATTATgtaatgtattaaaataaaaatttcattgcatttattttatttaattcagTGCAAGTAGTCGTAAGGACGGAACCAAACTGAAGTTCAGTTCAGTGAGCGCGACCAATATggcggaggcggcggcggcggagacGGCAAGAGCATGCCGGTGACGCCGATACCGTTAAAAGTATACTTATGAGCTCCTTCGTAGGTGCACTTTAGAAAGGTTCGATTCAAGTCAGTTAATGCAATGTCTTAACTCAttctattaaattaaatgtgttatattatagcctgtgtggtgacgggttaagaatttcaccaccccctttcttcccgtgagtggcgtgagtgtcgtagaaggcgactatgggatatgggttaaattgtggtgtgggcgagaggctggcaacctgtcactgcaatgccacagtttcgttttcttttaaccccttgtttgccaagagtggccctgaggCTTtggtggtttcatgtgctctgcctacccctttatgggatgcaggcgtgattgtatgtatgtatgtatgtatattatagcCTACAAACAGAGATGGAATGAAACTGTTTTTTCGTCAGCGTCGCATAAGTTTGGTgctgttttttttgtttctttgtaaaaaaacgattctatttatttatatttattatgtaagtgAAAATAGGGAGATAATGAAGAAAGAAGAAAATATTTTCACACTGTATTGATCGGATTCAGGTTTTGATATCAATATGATACGGCCTCTTTACCGATTGGTGCACAAAATGCTCTGTCACTCACATTCACGCGTAAGATGAATTACGAGAGTTTCTAGGTCATATCATAATGATTCAAAAACAAGTTAGTTCTTATCCGCAGTATTGCACGACGGACACGTAGCCGCCTCGCGGGCACCCGTCGGGGCACTTGACGTCCACGGGCGAGATCGTGTTGGCGTACACCAGGTACACGTCGGGCGCCAGGCCGTTCTGATCGCTGTTGCACGCCGTCACGTAGTTGCCCCTGGCTACTCCTTTTAGTTGTTGTAGACACCACTGCAAAAGAGACAAATTGATATTTTACTATTCTGCAGTTAGACTTATAATTATTGGCGGGGAGGTAGATCACCTCATTGATTTTTGCCGAGCTCCTGATATTTTTACGCAACTACCTatacaactttgacatccactctattcatttttaacccccgacgcaaaaacgactgggtgttataagtttgacgtgtctgtctgtctgtctgtatgtctgtctgtctgtgtgtgtgtgtctgtctgtggcatcgtagctctcgaacggatgaaccgattttgatttagtttttttttgtctgaaagctgttagtgttagccatgtttcataaaaatcggtcaactatgacgtggtcgggggttttttcaaaattttaattttatggttaggttatactaTGATGATGCATGTATCTGTAAAAAAACACataggaaaaatataataaaaatctgATCAACGATTTCTTACAACGCATCTAACTAACGCAAGTTATGATTTTGAGCAATATTTCAAGAACTAATAGTATACACATATTTTTACAGGATTTTGATGTAGGAGTAGGTATCTGCTTGTGGTTTCattcatttaattattaaaatatcaaCCAATCTTCAATTTTAAAAAGGGAGGTAATCTCAAATACCTGCAAAGCAACATTGACATAGGTTTCACCTTTTTTCTAATATACAGCCCCGATAATATGGTGTTTAAAGTAGGAAAAAAGTATTTACATCATCAATAGTGACTCGCCCACCTCCAGCAGGAAACTGAACTGCTTCGGAGATTATTGGAATCGAAGTTGTTATGCCTGTAAAAAAATAGATAAGTACTTATAAACtaacatttttaactttatttcaGATAAGTTTTAAGAAACGAGTTAACATAACACAACACTACGAGTGACAAACTTCATCACATTTTTAAGGACTAAGTATGTATTAGGTATGTTTCAACtgcctttttctttaaatagtttttaatttagattcagattcagaaacCTCTTTCAAGCACAATCTTAAACAGTATCTACTTGAATCTCAACTAAATTATTAACACTAAGCGGCCACATTtgcatttatttacattatataaatattatgttctgtcagtaaatacacacacactttttctATCACGTCCAAACATAGTTTCTATATAAGTGCTATTTACGTTCTGTTTAGTTATAAGACttagttattaattttctgggtggcctgaaaaccagtgccgcgtctataagacacggtattcgctgagtggcatcctatttggtgtacTAGTTATTAAGAATTActtgttgtttttattatgtatctctttgccaaataaatatttactattctattctattctattttataaaAAGATGAATGGCTAAACATTAAATCAAAAACTATTACCCGAAATTAAAGAGAATTGATATAGATCATTATTATCAAGTAATGTTATTTAATCGTGATCGGcctgtgactttaaatatgtatatgtatacaaaaCGCGAGACCTTTGTATATATCATGCTTAAATATCCCACATTCTGCTGCATATAGTTACCGAAGAGCACAGATTTGCAGTTCTGCTGAGCGCGGGCGGCGGCGAGGAGCGCGGCGAGCGCGAGCAGCAGGCGGGCGGGCGacatggcggcggcggcggcggagtgGTGCAGAGTCGGCGCCGCCGACGCCGTTATATACCTCCTATAACGTAACTAACAGTTTACTATTATCCGAATCGAATATTTTCTTACGATTTGTGACAAATGTTgagttttaattagttttatattgctaattaagaaaaaaaacacgTGTATCAGTTTATGCGTTTAGCATAAATTAATGAGttattacctatattttttaaaaataataatgttccaGCAAAGATTTATATACTTACTCGCACCTTAATATATTGGCATATTCGCAAATACTATAAAGtaaatacaacacaagactTCATTGCATTACAGTTCATGTTACTATGTACGCTTATACAGTATCATGAAGCTATAGATATTTTTATCAGTCTGATTTTTTATTGACACTAAGCCGAAACTCTGTGAGCGATAAGTACCACTCATACTAgctacacattttttttaaattattctatttttttcctttatgttaCAAAAGTCTGAATAATGTAAAATtttctatataagtacctattactGTGGATTTCTTCAAATATCGAGTgattgcccccccccccccccctgaaAAGCTGGTCATCAACACCACATCAAGTGAGTCTCTATGTTGGAACCCGCTATCAGAATTAACATACAATTACCATGAAGGAAACGTCAGCTAACTAACTACTCGAAAAAATACTTTGTATTAGAGCCGGTAGAACAGACTTCAAAGATGCCGAGTGTTAAGGTTAACAATGTGCATGCGTCAAAAGTGTATAGCGAatgtatcaatgaattcattcataatttcttcatGCAATATCGCAGCTCACTGACTAAGATCAGAGTACAAACTACTGTTTGACTAGATCAAATCATAAATTGCCAGAATCACCCGTACTAGTTTGCGTAAATTtagatttatatacatagatagtAATATTCTCGGAGGTTGTGATCTCTTCTAGAATAGTCTGGAAGTACTAGGAAGTAGTGAATTTAGATTAAAGTAGTTAAACGGTAGTACTTAGTTCACTGTATTTGCCACGCTACTTATATTTTAGCAGTGTTACTTACTACCTAAATACGCAGTTACAATTACATGGAATGAACAAATACTTTGAAAATCACCTGCAGCTGATTTTGCACGTgtcgtttaatttatttagttcgtaatttttcatacaagaCGAGTAGGTAGTAGACACACACGGGtacgtacatatttataatttagttgGATGTTTTTTACAATTGCTAGGTTCTCCGGAACAATTTGCCTTGCATTAAGTACCTATCAAAAGTTTCATTGCCTGTGCACAAGACACTGGTTAAGGACAGGATATTAAATTGGAAGAGAATAGGGAAAAATAATTCTCATAGCCAGACTTTCATTATTTAAACATATTACCGATGAACAAACTAGTGACGTAGCATGTGGCATATTACACCAACTCAAATGAACTCGTATGAGCTGAATCGTAAGAGAAACTCGTATTACAAACTCGTATGAGCTGACTCTTGACAAATTACACgaataagaaaattttaaaaggCACAAAGCATCCATTGACTATTGAAGGTTTACAAACAATTACTGTAGTTGCAGTAAAGGTGATACATTTAATTACAGTTTTAACAATTAATGTATCACTTAAAAGAATACTCTCTGGTGCTAactttttatctattttaaagTACACTGCATACACAAAACAAAGTTTAATTCACATTAATTTGTAAAATCTCTCTTTCTCTCTCTAAATACAAGTAAGTAAACTAGCTGTAAAAATAGGTAACAAATAAAACGAAGAGTTATTTCTTTGTGTAGTGACAGTACTGCGTATAGGTCAACGAGCCGCCGCCAGGGCACCCGTCGGTGCAGGTCACGTTCAGCGGTGAGAAGTCGTCCAGCTCTGTGACGATGGGCCTCCCGTTCTGGCCTTTCTGGTTGTAGTTGCAGACCCGGACCAGCACGCCTGCTATTGAGTGGTTTTTTTCTTTACAGCCCTGGTAAGGAAAAGGTACCGTTAAGAACTCCAGTATTTTCTGTTGTAAGGATGATAAGAGTCTGGTCAAAGTCTGTCGAGGTAGTGTAAAACGAAGTTGTAAAAATGAGAGCAGCACTGTCTTCGGCCCGTCATATTTTTGCCGTAAAACAAAACTAGCGTGTTTGTGAGTTTGCACGAAAAATGTTGAGCCATAATTATAAGATTGTCTGGCCGTCACAGAAAAAGAAATAACAATAGTCTGAGCCCGAAACCGGACGGTCGGTCATTACGGTAAAAAGTAAGTTTATAAGAAacaatatttaagtaagtacttaatCTTACATCTGGAATCTTAATTACGCCCCCTCCAGTCCAAAACCTGATTGGTCTCCCATTTATGTCCTTTATAGTTTTTCTGCCTGTAAAATGTTATTTAGTAAGCGTCAAGTAAGTAAAAGTTAATTACAGTGTACCTTGAGCATTTCACCACTAATTTATTTGATCGATATATTTTTAGAGCAGATTCCATTATTTAAACAACAGAGTTCTtcaaagatactgttttaagaTTTGTTCGGTCCCTTTTTCTAAAAAATAGCTACTACTTAGTTCAATGAATCAAACGTAGCTAATAATGCTTGCTGCTCTTTTCATCTGATTTACCAATGTTTTTTCTTCTTTAATATATTTCTCACTCTTAAATACCTCGTGTAACTTCATCGATTATTAAAACGTTATAAAGTTACAATTTATGATTTCATTGTCGATACTGGCCACGCAGTTAATGATTTCACATGTGATTACCAAATAGTTCTATAGTGCATATTTCTTCATGTGACGCATTAGTAAACAGTGCTAAGAGCGTGCCAAGCGCGATCAGCGCTAAGAGCGCGAGCAGTGAGCGGAAAAGCAGTGACATtttggcggcggcggcggcgcggatGGCGCGCTCGTACCGCCGACGCCGTTATTATAGTGTCCAATTAGCAATACTTACAGATGAAACCAATGTTATTACGCAATTTGTCACAACCGAGTTAATTAACGAATTATTTCATAACTTTGCGTAGAGATATCGATAAAAACTCTTATACCTACGTGTTGAGgttgtgatttttatttttttttattttattggtttacCAGTAACTGTTACACTGATGCATACATGAATTATACAGTTATACAACTAAGAACTAAGTGTACAATAAAATGGAGGTAAACACTGCATGCAAATCAAAAATGTTTAACATCGAAAATTAATTACGAACTAATTACTTAACTACTATTTCGTGAAGCTGACGTTTAAGTTTATGTAAAAGAACGCAAAACATGTCAATTTTACTGTGGTTGTTATGCAACTTACACAGCCTTTGAATTGGGGAATTTGAGCCTAGGACAAGTCCTACGGAAAGGCGGAGATAGAAGGTTAATAGGGTTTCTAGGATTTCTAGAAGGTActctaaatttaaattttgataatAATTCGGGACAGTTAATTTAGCCACTAATAATTTTTGACAAGAATATTAAATCTGAAATGTTTCTTCTATTCTctaaagttttaattttaaaatattgaagACGATTTGAATAGCTTTTAATTTTCCTGCTGTTAGATGTAGAATATGCTAAGTGATTCAGGAGCCGTTTTTGAATCCTTTCAATCCGTAGACTATGCACTGCGTAATGGGGGCGCCAGACTATCCCACAATATTCGAGTGTGCTGCGTACTAGTGAGTTgtatagaaacattttttttttttaaagattttgtaTTTCTAATTATGAAACCGAGGGATTTTGATGCTTTTTTTTATAGTTGAATCTATATGAGGAATAAACGTGAGTTTTTTATCTACGAGGACTCCTAGGTCTCTGACAGtgtctactttttttttaaatataagttgTTAATAGAATAATTCTGTATAGTAATGGGGCTGATTTCCGTGAATAGGAAACGTTTTATCTGAAATTATGGTCAAAAATTACGCAAATTTTCGAGGTTGAACTTTATGAGGTAGAAAGTTCTAGTAAGAAGAAACTTACCCCCAAAGAACTAAACTCTATTGGTAGTATAATGTTCCTGCTAACACCTGGGGAGTTATAGTAtgaaacataatataaaaaagcTATAGGCTTTTAGAAAGTGGTCGTCTATTTGTCGGGGTACGGATCCGCCAAGCAATCCTGCCACTCATAGAGGTTGGGATGGCATCTTATGTAAGAAGATGGTGGCAGATTTGCTGGGTGAATCAGTCAGCTCGGATTTGGCCCGCCTCAAGGCCGCATCTAGGTGTGAGTCAGGAGAAAGGCTTCACGCGCTACCTTTCCCCCCGTTAGGCACAATGGGCGATTGGGATCGAAGGTTTGCGAGGTGCACAGATGTGTGTGTGGAGCCATAAGTTCAGGAGGACGGCCACCATGGCCTTAGTTGCCAGAGGTGCGCGGGGAGTTTTTCACGTCACCACGCGATAAATGAGGTAATTCGCAGGGCTTTGGTTTCTGCTAATATACCCTGTGTCTAGGAGCCTCCGGGATTATGCCGTGATGATGGCAAAAGGCCAGATGGTTTTATGTTGGTTCCTTGGCAAAGAGGTCGGTGCCTCTTATATAATGCAACGTGCGTTAGCAC is a genomic window of Leguminivora glycinivorella isolate SPB_JAAS2020 chromosome 6, LegGlyc_1.1, whole genome shotgun sequence containing:
- the LOC125226771 gene encoding uncharacterized protein LOC125226771 yields the protein MSPLACSLFALAALLAAADAQMVQRCSTKTIGPVTLYQQPVASEGLPYGPSQIDFKNLCGAPMTNVGEKITVCNKTLNDYPAPVISAPDDGSVSPVSVYCADLAGCTAEPMSESCDFY
- the LOC125227546 gene encoding uncharacterized protein LOC125227546, whose product is MSPARLLLALAALLAAARAQQNCKSVLFGITTSIPIISEAVQFPAGGGRVTIDDWCLQQLKGVARGNYVTACNSDQNGLAPDVYLVYANTISPVDVKCPDGCPRGGYVSVVQYCG
- the LOC125227616 gene encoding uncharacterized protein LOC125227616 isoform X2, which codes for MLKGCKEKNHSIAGVLVRVCNYNQKGQNGRPIVTELDDFSPLNVTCTDGCPGGGSLTYTQYCHYTKK
- the LOC125227616 gene encoding uncharacterized protein LOC125227616 isoform X1, with product MSLLFRSLLALLALIALGTLLALFTNASHEEICTIELFGRKTIKDINGRPIRFWTGGGVIKIPDGCKEKNHSIAGVLVRVCNYNQKGQNGRPIVTELDDFSPLNVTCTDGCPGGGSLTYTQYCHYTKK